The proteins below are encoded in one region of Amycolatopsis acidiphila:
- a CDS encoding enoyl-CoA hydratase family protein has translation MPISTQHPEPGIAVVTVDAPPVNALTVRGWFDLADEVTAAGRDPATHVVVLRAEGRGFNAGVDIKEIQRDGGFDALIGANHGCAAAFSAVYDCAVPVIAAVQGFCLGGGIGLVGNADVVVAADDATFGLPEVDRGALGAATHLARLVPQHLMRALFYTASTIDAHQLHHHGSVYAVVPREELDETALTLARQIAAKDTRVIRAAKQAINGIDVQPVHRSYRFEQGFTFELNLAGVSDGARQAFLEKGA, from the coding sequence ATGCCCATCAGCACGCAGCACCCGGAGCCCGGTATCGCCGTGGTCACGGTGGATGCTCCCCCGGTCAACGCCCTCACCGTGCGGGGCTGGTTCGACCTCGCCGACGAGGTGACCGCCGCCGGCCGGGACCCCGCGACGCACGTGGTCGTCCTGCGCGCGGAAGGACGCGGGTTCAACGCCGGCGTCGACATCAAGGAGATCCAGCGCGACGGCGGTTTCGACGCGCTGATCGGGGCCAACCACGGTTGTGCGGCCGCGTTCTCCGCTGTCTACGACTGCGCCGTCCCCGTGATCGCAGCCGTGCAGGGGTTCTGCCTCGGCGGCGGCATCGGCCTGGTCGGCAACGCGGACGTCGTCGTCGCAGCGGACGACGCGACGTTCGGACTGCCCGAAGTGGACCGCGGCGCGCTCGGGGCCGCAACCCATCTCGCGCGGCTCGTGCCGCAGCACCTCATGCGCGCGCTCTTCTACACGGCCAGCACGATCGACGCACACCAGCTGCACCACCACGGATCGGTGTACGCGGTCGTCCCCCGCGAAGAGCTCGACGAGACCGCACTGACTCTCGCCCGGCAGATCGCCGCGAAGGACACGCGCGTCATCCGAGCGGCGAAGCAGGCGATCAACGGCATCGACGTGCAGCCCGTGCACCGCAGCTACCGCTTCGAGCAGGGCTTCACGTTCGAGCTCAACCTGGCAGGCGTGTCCGACGGGGCACGGCAGGCGTTTCTGGAGAAGGGAGCGTGA
- a CDS encoding CoA transferase subunit A — MMDKRMTVDEVVSQLWDGMTLGIGGWGSRRKPMALVRAILRSPLRELTVVSYGGPDVGLLASAGKIRRLVFGFVTLDSIPFDPWFNRVREAGEIEVTEYDEGVFGTGLSAAAQRLPFLPTRAGLGSDVLRLNPHLRTVRSPYGDEELLAVPALKLDASLVHLNRADARGNAQYLGVDPYFDELFALAADRCYVSVEKIVDEFDGPVQTLLLNRASVHGVVETPHGAHFTTAAPDYGRDEPFQRHYVTSAKDPDLWPGFVDRFLSGDEASYQAAVAEFA; from the coding sequence GTGATGGACAAGCGGATGACGGTCGACGAGGTCGTCTCGCAGTTGTGGGACGGGATGACGCTCGGCATCGGCGGCTGGGGCTCGCGGCGCAAGCCGATGGCGCTCGTCCGCGCGATCCTCCGCTCCCCGCTCAGGGAGCTGACCGTCGTCTCCTACGGCGGCCCCGATGTCGGCCTGCTCGCATCCGCGGGCAAGATCCGGCGGCTGGTGTTCGGTTTCGTCACACTCGACTCCATTCCTTTCGATCCATGGTTCAACCGGGTCCGCGAGGCGGGCGAGATCGAGGTGACCGAGTACGACGAGGGCGTCTTCGGCACCGGGCTTTCCGCTGCCGCGCAACGCCTTCCGTTCCTGCCGACCCGGGCGGGGCTCGGCTCGGACGTACTACGGCTCAATCCTCATCTGCGCACCGTCCGCTCCCCTTACGGGGACGAGGAGCTGCTGGCCGTGCCGGCACTGAAGCTCGACGCGTCGCTCGTGCACCTCAACCGAGCCGACGCGCGCGGCAACGCCCAGTACCTCGGCGTCGACCCCTACTTCGACGAACTGTTCGCCCTCGCCGCGGACCGGTGCTACGTGTCGGTGGAGAAGATCGTGGACGAGTTCGACGGTCCCGTGCAGACACTGCTGCTCAACCGTGCGAGCGTGCACGGCGTTGTCGAAACGCCTCACGGAGCGCACTTCACCACCGCCGCACCGGACTACGGGCGCGACGAACCGTTCCAGCGACACTACGTGACGTCCGCGAAGGACCCGGACCTGTGGCCGGGGTTCGTGGACAGGTTCCTCTCCGGCGACGAGGCGAGCTACCAGGCCGCGGTTGCGGAGTTCGCATGA
- a CDS encoding CoA-transferase subunit beta translates to MSDITRAEVAIIACAELFRGDGEILVSPMGAIPSLGARLARLTFEPDLLLSDGEACLIADGRTEGWLPFRKVLDTVVPHGKRHVVMGANQIDRHGNQNISAIGDHARPKKQLLGMRGGPGNTVNHRTSYWVPRHSRRVFVDEVDIVSGVGFARARQAGVAGFHDLHRVVTNLGVLDLRPGGIRLLSVHPGVSVDEVVANTTFELDLADVTETRLPTSEELHLIRVVLDPKSLRDKEV, encoded by the coding sequence ATGAGCGACATCACGCGGGCCGAGGTCGCGATCATCGCCTGTGCGGAACTCTTCCGGGGCGACGGTGAAATCCTTGTGAGCCCGATGGGCGCCATTCCCTCGCTGGGCGCGCGGCTGGCGCGGTTGACGTTCGAACCCGACCTGCTGCTCAGCGATGGCGAGGCCTGCCTGATCGCGGACGGCAGGACCGAGGGCTGGCTGCCGTTCCGGAAGGTGCTCGACACCGTTGTGCCGCACGGGAAACGGCATGTGGTGATGGGCGCGAACCAGATCGACCGGCACGGCAACCAGAACATCTCCGCCATCGGGGACCACGCGCGCCCGAAGAAGCAGCTGCTAGGAATGCGCGGCGGACCGGGCAACACAGTCAACCACCGCACGAGCTACTGGGTGCCCCGGCACAGCCGGCGCGTGTTCGTGGACGAGGTCGACATCGTCTCCGGTGTCGGTTTCGCGCGGGCGCGGCAGGCGGGGGTCGCGGGTTTCCACGACTTGCACCGGGTGGTGACGAACCTCGGCGTGCTCGACCTCCGGCCGGGCGGAATCCGGCTGTTGTCCGTGCACCCCGGCGTCTCGGTGGACGAGGTCGTGGCGAACACGACGTTCGAGCTCGACCTCGCCGATGTCACCGAAACGCGCCTGCCGACCTCCGAGGAACTGCATCTGATACGTGTCGTGCTCGACCCGAAATCGTTGCGGGACAAGGAGGTTTGA
- a CDS encoding NAD(P)H-dependent flavin oxidoreductase: MRTAITSLTGVTHPVVQTAMGWVAGPRLVSATAEAGGLGILASATMKYDELEAAIKETRSRTGNPFGVNLRADAEDAERRVDLLIREGVKVASFALAPRKEMIARLKDAGIVVIPSVGAARHAEKVASWGADAVIVQGGEGGGHTGGVATTLLLPSVLDAVDIPVVAAGGFFDGRGLAAALAYGAAGIAMGTRFLLTRESTVPEVVKRAYLVRGLTDTVVTRKVDGLPHRVLRTELVDGLERSGRVTGLVRAVRNAQRFRRITGLSWRGMLREGAAMHHDRNWSQVIMAANTPMLLRAGLVEGDTTAGVLASGQVVGLLDDLPAVADLIGGLVADADAILARLGTR; encoded by the coding sequence ATGCGGACCGCAATTACGTCCTTGACCGGCGTCACGCACCCTGTGGTACAAACAGCTATGGGCTGGGTGGCCGGACCCCGCCTCGTATCCGCTACCGCCGAAGCGGGCGGGTTGGGGATCCTCGCATCGGCCACCATGAAGTACGACGAACTCGAAGCCGCCATCAAGGAAACCCGGTCCCGCACCGGGAATCCGTTCGGGGTCAACCTGCGCGCCGACGCGGAGGACGCCGAGCGGCGGGTCGACCTGCTCATCCGTGAGGGTGTCAAGGTCGCCTCCTTCGCGCTCGCACCGCGCAAGGAGATGATCGCCCGGCTCAAGGACGCCGGGATCGTGGTCATCCCCTCGGTCGGCGCGGCGCGGCACGCCGAGAAGGTCGCCTCCTGGGGCGCCGACGCGGTGATCGTGCAGGGCGGCGAAGGCGGTGGGCACACCGGCGGCGTCGCGACGACGCTGCTGCTGCCGTCGGTGCTCGACGCGGTCGACATCCCGGTGGTGGCCGCGGGCGGGTTCTTCGACGGCCGCGGACTGGCCGCCGCGCTGGCCTATGGTGCGGCCGGTATCGCTATGGGCACGCGCTTCCTTCTGACGCGGGAGAGCACGGTGCCCGAAGTGGTGAAGCGGGCGTACCTGGTGCGTGGGCTCACCGACACGGTGGTCACGAGGAAGGTCGACGGGTTGCCGCACCGGGTCCTGCGCACGGAACTGGTCGACGGGCTGGAGCGGTCTGGCCGGGTGACGGGGCTGGTGCGCGCGGTCCGCAACGCGCAGCGGTTCCGGCGTATCACGGGCCTCTCGTGGCGCGGGATGCTGCGGGAGGGTGCGGCGATGCACCACGACCGGAACTGGTCGCAGGTGATCATGGCCGCGAACACGCCGATGCTGCTGCGTGCCGGGCTCGTCGAGGGCGACACGACCGCCGGGGTGCTGGCCTCGGGCCAGGTCGTGGGGCTGCTGGACGACCTGCCGGCGGTCGCGGACCTGATCGGGGGCCTCGTGGCCGATGCCGACGCGATCCTCGCTCGCCTGGGCACTCGGTAA